One genomic segment of Chitinophaga sancti includes these proteins:
- a CDS encoding OstA-like protein yields the protein MQHLAKVGLILAGICLGSILSAKAQDTLQQKTDTGKVIHIIHADSLNVITKNGVSLNRFINDVVFRQGNTLFYSDSTFIDKATNVLDAYGHIHINQADSIHIYGNYLHYEGETRLATMYDNARLTDGKVTISGPELQYDMNARIGTYTKGGKLVNGTSVLTSQEGFYYADTKDVYFKKNVLLVDPEYTLTTDTLLYNTISKVATIVAPTTINDGKTIMYTTSGEYNTETGEGNFDSRPTIEDSATTITADRIIMDKRTGMAYAYGNMVYRDTAQHMSLLSNFGTVNQTKKTILATQHPLMILEGKTDTLYLSADTLYSAILGKDSINVRKPLKDTIAVVLEKPAGKEMPDLAKADSIAKALPDSTAKALSDSIQAVAKIDSVTTPSAAKVDSIATSALAKQTPVPGGPPPGKGPGGPGGRPPMAPGNHPPTPPNGNPPFLDAKSDTTGKKFQESLQKANGLADRERDSLMNVVDTATLALTNPALPKEVRDSLVKAGPDALQNKPDTTAKDTTEIRYIMAWHNVKIYSDSLQGVADSVYYSTKDSIFRFYRNPVLWANSTQLSGDTIHLYTKNQTADKILLTQNSLIVKEVDKDLYDQIKGNFITGYFKNQSLDWMHVDGNAESIYYVQDDDGSIISVNKTLSGVINMYFLEGQLHHVNFIKDPEGTMYPFGQRPIDQMQLPNFKWEIKRRPKSKYELMGGVKEKQPVADTTTITTSLP from the coding sequence ATGCAGCATTTAGCTAAAGTCGGGCTTATCCTCGCCGGGATCTGCCTTGGTAGTATATTATCTGCCAAAGCACAGGATACCCTTCAGCAAAAGACTGATACCGGGAAAGTGATCCACATCATTCACGCTGACTCGTTGAATGTAATCACGAAGAACGGGGTTTCGCTGAACAGGTTTATCAACGATGTCGTCTTCCGCCAGGGAAATACATTATTTTATAGCGATAGTACATTTATTGACAAGGCGACCAATGTACTCGACGCCTATGGTCATATTCATATCAATCAGGCTGATAGTATTCATATCTATGGCAACTATCTCCACTATGAAGGGGAGACCAGACTCGCCACCATGTATGACAATGCCCGCCTCACAGATGGTAAAGTGACCATCTCCGGCCCTGAGCTGCAATACGACATGAATGCCAGGATCGGCACCTATACCAAAGGTGGTAAACTCGTAAACGGCACCAGTGTACTCACCAGCCAGGAAGGTTTCTACTATGCCGATACCAAAGACGTTTATTTCAAAAAGAATGTATTGCTCGTAGATCCGGAATATACCCTGACTACCGATACCCTCTTATATAACACCATTTCCAAAGTAGCGACCATCGTAGCACCTACTACGATCAATGATGGTAAAACCATTATGTATACCACCTCAGGAGAGTATAATACAGAAACCGGGGAAGGTAACTTCGACAGCCGCCCTACTATTGAAGATAGTGCCACGACTATTACTGCAGACAGGATCATTATGGACAAAAGAACAGGGATGGCATATGCCTACGGAAATATGGTCTATAGAGACACTGCGCAGCATATGAGTCTCCTTTCTAACTTTGGTACAGTGAACCAGACCAAAAAAACCATCCTGGCTACACAGCATCCACTCATGATCCTGGAAGGGAAAACAGACACCTTGTACCTCTCTGCAGATACCTTATATTCTGCCATCCTGGGCAAGGATAGCATCAATGTCAGGAAACCACTGAAAGATACCATCGCTGTCGTGTTGGAGAAACCTGCGGGAAAAGAAATGCCGGATCTGGCCAAAGCAGATAGTATCGCAAAAGCATTACCTGATAGTACCGCAAAAGCATTATCAGATAGTATACAGGCTGTAGCAAAGATAGATAGCGTCACCACCCCATCTGCGGCAAAGGTTGATAGCATCGCTACTTCAGCACTCGCAAAGCAAACACCTGTACCGGGAGGTCCACCTCCGGGTAAGGGACCAGGTGGTCCGGGAGGCCGTCCTCCAATGGCACCGGGTAATCATCCACCAACCCCTCCGAACGGCAATCCTCCTTTCCTTGATGCAAAGAGTGACACCACCGGCAAAAAGTTCCAGGAAAGTCTGCAGAAAGCCAATGGTCTGGCAGATCGTGAACGCGATAGCCTCATGAATGTAGTCGATACCGCTACACTGGCGCTGACCAATCCTGCCCTTCCAAAAGAAGTTAGGGATAGCCTGGTAAAAGCGGGGCCTGATGCATTGCAGAATAAACCGGATACTACCGCAAAAGACACAACAGAGATCAGGTACATCATGGCATGGCACAATGTAAAAATCTACTCTGATTCCTTACAGGGCGTGGCAGATAGCGTATATTATTCTACAAAAGATTCCATCTTCCGCTTCTACCGCAACCCGGTATTGTGGGCGAATAGTACACAGCTGAGCGGAGATACCATTCACCTTTATACGAAAAATCAAACGGCAGATAAGATCTTACTGACACAGAATAGCCTGATTGTAAAAGAAGTAGACAAGGATCTGTATGATCAGATCAAAGGAAACTTTATCACCGGCTACTTTAAAAATCAGTCGCTCGACTGGATGCATGTAGATGGAAATGCCGAAAGTATCTATTATGTGCAGGACGATGATGGTTCTATTATCAGTGTGAACAAGACGCTGAGTGGTGTTATCAATATGTACTTCCTGGAAGGACAATTGCACCATGTAAATTTCATCAAAGATCCGGAAGGAACGATGTATCCGTTTGGTCAGCGGCCTATCGATCAGATGCAGCTGCCTAACTTTAAATGGGAAATAAAGCGAAGACCGAAGTCAAAATATGAGCTGATGGGTGGTGTGAAAGAAAAACAACCTGTAGCTGATACAACAACCATAACAACTTCTTTACCTTAA
- the nhaA gene encoding Na+/H+ antiporter NhaA: MIKRLISPIYHFLNDSRATGIVLIICTITSLLLANSPLQESWLQGWAFSEHWVNDGLMVLFFFMAGMEIKRELISGELSSVQQATLPVLAALGGMLLPAGIFALFNHGTPYANGWGIPMATDIAFSLGVISLLGKRVPLALKIFLTALAIIDDLGAIVTIAVFYTAALHQLYLLAAGGILIGLFLLNKFKVQRLIFYFIPGFILWYCILHSGIHATVAGVLLAFTIPLNKLNDLIHHLHKPVNFIIMPLFALANTAIVFPTAIGPIFQHTISYGIIAGLVLGKPLGIFLFSFIAVKTRIAALPSQSNWSQLLGVGLLAGIGFTMSIFIATLAYTDINWQVYSKIAVMAASLIAGIAGYFYLRQR; this comes from the coding sequence ATGATCAAACGGCTCATCTCTCCCATTTATCATTTCCTGAATGACAGCAGAGCCACCGGAATAGTTTTGATCATATGTACAATCACATCCCTGCTACTGGCTAATTCTCCACTTCAGGAGAGCTGGTTGCAGGGATGGGCTTTTTCAGAGCACTGGGTCAACGATGGGTTGATGGTGCTCTTCTTTTTTATGGCCGGTATGGAAATTAAAAGAGAGCTGATTAGCGGAGAGCTTTCTTCTGTACAACAAGCCACACTACCAGTGTTGGCGGCATTAGGCGGAATGTTGTTGCCCGCTGGGATCTTTGCTTTATTCAACCATGGTACACCCTATGCAAATGGATGGGGAATACCTATGGCAACAGATATCGCCTTTTCACTGGGGGTGATTTCATTATTAGGGAAAAGGGTACCGCTGGCTTTGAAGATATTTCTGACTGCACTGGCGATAATAGATGATTTGGGGGCAATAGTGACGATTGCAGTTTTTTATACAGCGGCATTGCATCAATTATATTTATTGGCAGCCGGGGGAATTTTAATCGGGTTATTTTTGCTGAATAAATTTAAAGTACAAAGACTGATATTTTATTTCATCCCCGGCTTCATTCTTTGGTATTGTATCCTCCATTCAGGTATCCATGCCACTGTGGCGGGTGTATTACTGGCCTTTACGATACCGCTCAATAAGTTGAATGATCTGATCCATCACCTGCACAAACCTGTGAACTTTATCATCATGCCCCTGTTTGCACTGGCGAATACAGCCATTGTATTCCCAACAGCAATCGGCCCTATTTTCCAACACACTATCAGTTATGGCATCATTGCAGGACTTGTACTCGGCAAACCACTGGGTATATTCCTCTTTTCTTTCATAGCTGTTAAAACACGTATTGCGGCATTACCTTCTCAAAGCAACTGGTCACAGTTATTAGGTGTGGGCCTCCTGGCCGGTATCGGATTTACCATGTCCATATTTATTGCCACACTCGCATACACAGATATCAACTGGCAGGTTTACAGCAAGATAGCAGTAATGGCAGCATCATTAATAGCCGGCATAGCCGGATATTTTTATTTACGCCAAAGATAG